A segment of the Anaerolineales bacterium genome:
CGTCCGAGACCGGGTGAGAGTGTACGTCCTCGAAGTCCGCAAATCCTCGCGCGGGCCGGTGATCGTTGTCTCGCGCACCCATCCCAACATGCTTCGCCGGCTGCTCGAGATGGAAGTGCCGGAGATCAGTCAAGGGCTAGTCGAGATCAAGGCCATCGCCCGGGAAGCCGGCAAGCGCGCCAAGGTAGCCGTCAGCGCATTGCGCGATGGTGTCGATCCGGTCGGGGCTTGCGTCGGCCTGCGCGGGGTGCGCATTCAGTCGATCGTGCGCGATCTGAACGATGAGCGCATCGATGTCATCCCCTGGGACTCCGACTCGGCGCTGTTCATCGCCAAAGCTCTGAGCCCGGCTCGGGTCTCCGGGGTGTACCTGGATGAGGACCCGGAGAGGGGCCGCACGGCGCTGGTGGTCGTGCCCGAAGACCAGCTAAGCTTGGCCATCGGCCGGGCCGGGGTCAACGCTCGGCTGGGGGCGCGGCTGACCGGCTGGCGCATCGACATCAAGAGTCTGGTCGAAGCCGCGACGGAATCGCGGGCCCAGGTCGAGCGCGAACCCGCACTCCTGGAAGCCTCCGATCGCCTGTCCGAGCTCGTGACCCAGGTCGATGCTATCCTGGCCAAGAAGGACGAGAACCGTCCGGTCACCCCGGAGGAATACCAGGTGCTGACGAGCTTCGTCGAGCGCCTCCAGCGCCATCTCGAATCGCGGCGCGGCGCC
Coding sequences within it:
- the nusA gene encoding transcription termination factor NusA, which produces MKSEFSLAFNEITERFGLSRETVMEAVEAAMVSAYRRAVNASTQQAVEAKIDSETGVVRVFAEKEVVESVENEMTEVNLEAARAANPEAQLNDILLVDSTPEDFGRVAAQTAKQVILQRLREAERDAQYEEFIDREGDMVHGTVHSITAQAVSVGLGRAEAILPRNQQIPGESFRVRDRVRVYVLEVRKSSRGPVIVVSRTHPNMLRRLLEMEVPEISQGLVEIKAIAREAGKRAKVAVSALRDGVDPVGACVGLRGVRIQSIVRDLNDERIDVIPWDSDSALFIAKALSPARVSGVYLDEDPERGRTALVVVPEDQLSLAIGRAGVNARLGARLTGWRIDIKSLVEAATESRAQVEREPALLEASDRLSELVTQVDAILAKKDENRPVTPEEYQVLTSFVERLQRHLESRRGARRMAYLERLAAVREGIPASAHQVGLDQVGLSERVLSLLTEAGYESA